The Desulfonatronum lacustre DSM 10312 region CAACTATGACATGCAGACCGCCTTGAATCATCTGCTCCAACTCTCCCTGCAGGAATTGCCCCTGGAAGAACTGTTGCAGCAGTGCCTGGACAGCATCCTGGGCATTTCCTGGCTGACGTTGCAGAACCGTGGCTGCGTCTACCTCCAGGAGGACGAAGGCGGCTGTTACCGCATGGTGGCGCATCGCAATTTACCGGAGCACGTCCAGGAGCAGTGCAAGACCATGGTTCCCGGCGATTGCGCTTGCGGCCGAGCCATCGGGGAACAGCGGGTTCTCGTGGTCCCGGACGAGGAGGTCGACCACAATAAACTTTTGCCGGAAGGCGTCGAACCGCACAGCAATGTCTGCGTTCCGATTCGATCACAACATGCGACCTTGGGAATCTTGAACCTCTCTATCCAGCGGGGCGCTCGGCTGACGCAGCCGGAGTCGGCTTTTTTCGGGGCCGTGGCCAACACCCTGATGCAGATGATCCTCTACAAACGGGCCGAGCAGCGTATGCTGCACCATGTCCTTCATGAGCCGTTGAGCAATCTGCCCAACAGGACGGCCTTGCTGGACGGCCTGAACGTTGAGATCAACCAGGCCCGGGACGTGGAAGGCTACCGGTTCGCCCTGGTGTTGATCAATCTGGACCGCTTCAATCGGTTCAACGAAAGCCTGGGCTACGACCTGGGCGACAAGTTGATTCTCTCCAGCATTCAGCGCATTCTTGATGAACGAAAAGTGGACGAGGATGTCTTTCACCTGGGTGGTGACGGGTTCGCGGTGTTGATCCGCCGACTGCGGGAGGTCGCAGATCCGCTACTCCTGGCTGAACGGATTTTGGACGGCCTGAAGCAGCCGCATCAACTGGACGGCCATGAAATCCAGACCTCGGCCTCCGCCGGGGTGGTGCTCTCCGATGTCCGGTACCACCGCGGCGAGGATCTGCTTCGAGACGCGGATATCGCCCTGCATCTGGCCAAATCACGGGGCCGGGGCCGATTCGAGGTCTTCAGCCACGTGATGCACGAAAAAGCCAGGCAGGCCATGCAGACGTTCATGGACCTGCGTTTGGCCCTGCAGCGGGAAGAATTCGTCCTGTTTTATCAGCCCATCATCTGTCTGACCACGAAGCGGACCATCGGAGTGGAAGCCCTGATCCGTTGGATTCACCCCGTCCGGGGCATGATCAGTCCCGCGGAATTCATCCCTCTGGCCGAGGAGACCGGGTTGATCCTGCCCATGGGGCGCTGGGTCCTGGAAAAAGCCTGCCTGGATATGCGTGTCTTCACCGAGAGCAAAGATTCGCCGAAATCTTCGAAGCCGTTCATGGTCAGCGTGAACCTGTCCGGGAAGCAGTTCGCTCAACCGGATCTCTACGAGCAGGTGGAGGCCGTGCTTCAGGAGACCGATTTTCCACCGGAGTGCCTCAAGCTGGAAATCACGGAGAGCGTGGTCATGGAAAACGCCGAAGCGGCCACGCGGATTTTGGAGCGCCTCAAGCGCTTGAAGATCAAGATTTCCATCGACGATTTCGGCACCGGCTACTCGTCTCTCTCCTACCTGCACCGCTTTTCCGCGGACATCCTGAAGGTGGACCGCTCTTTCGTCAGCCGGATGCACCTGGGCGGCGAAAACCTGGAAATCATCCGGACCATCGTCACCCTGGCCCAGGCGCTGAAGATGGAAGTGGTCGCGGAAGGCGTGGAGACCGAGGAGGAACTGAAGACCCTGACCATGCTGCGTTGCGATTACGCCCAGGGGTTCTATTTCGCCAAACCCATGCCGCTTGAGCAACTGCGCGAGGGGCAGTTCGGCCTCTCCCGGGACGAGCAATCAGCGGCCATGGACAGGCGCGGCGGTCCGCCTGATCGGCGTGAAACGCCTGGACGGCGCGAGATGGACGGTTGACCCGGGTCGATTTCGGCCTTGTTTTCGGCTTGCCCCAATGGGCTTTGCGGGGTAAGGAAACCCCCTCACTATGATTGACCAGAAAAACATTCGCAACTTCAGCATCATCGCGCACATTGACCACGGAAAATCCACCCTGGCCGACCGCATCCTGCAGATCACCGGCCTCGTGGACGCTCGCCAGATGAAGGAGCAGTACCTGGACCGGCTGGACCTGGAACGGGAGCGGGGCATCACCATCAAGGCCCAGAGCGTGCGCATCCCCTACAAGGCCAAGGACGGCCGCGAGTACATCCTGAACCTGATCGACACCCCGGGGCACGTGGACTTCAGTTATGAAGTCTCCCGCAGCCTGGTTGCTTGTGAAGGCGCTCTACTGGTGGTGGACGCTTCTCAGGGGGTCGAGGCCCAGAGCCTGGCCAACGCCTACCTGGCCCTGGAAAACAACCTGGAGATCATTCCGGTTCTGAACAAGATCGACCTGCCCAGCGCGGAGCCGGAGCGGATCAAGACCGAAATCGAGGAAGTGATCGGCCTGGACTGCCGGGACGCGCTGATGATCAGCGCCAAGACCGGGCAGGGCGTCCCGGAAGTTCTGGAACGGATCATCACCGACCTGCCGCCGCCCAAGGGCGACGAGAACGCTCCGCTCAAGGCCCTGATTTTTGATTCGTGGTACGACACCTATCTCGGGGTGGTGATTCTGTTTCGGGTCATGGACGGCCGAATTCGCAACGGACAGTTTATCCTGCTGCATTCCAACAAGGCCCGGTTCGAGGTCGCCAAATTGGGTGTTTTTTCTCCCGAGCCTCTGGCAGTGGACGAACTGGGACCCGGCGAAGTCGGTTTTCTGTGCGCCGGGATCAAGAATCTGACCGACGCACGGGTCGGCGACACCATTACGGACCCGGACAACCCGACCCCCACGCCCTTGCCCGGATTCAAGAAGATCACGGCCATGGTCTTTTGCGGAATGTATCCGGTGGAGCCCAATGAATACGGCTCGCTCAAGCATTCCCTGGAAAAGTTGCAGCTCAACGACGCGGCCTTCTCCTTCGAGCCGGAAACCTCCCATGCCCTGGGGTTCGGTTTCCGTTGCGGCTTTCTCGGCCTGCTGCACATGGAGATCATCCAGGAGCGGTTGGAGCGGGAGTTCCAGGCCCGGCTGCTGGTCACCGCGCCTTCGGTGATCTACGAGGTCAAGACCCTGGAGGGCGAAATTCTCTCCGTGGACAATCCCAGCAAGTTGCCTCCGGTGAGCAAG contains the following coding sequences:
- a CDS encoding EAL domain-containing protein; the protein is MNSDYDQESPLILIVDDEAVNRLILESNLKRQGFRTVSTSSGQECLDLARREQPDLVLLDIIMPGMDGFQTCQTLKDAPETRDIPVIFLSALTDTGVKTKGFEAGGVDYVSKPFDAKELLARVRTHLTLRNQERQLRVYSERLEEMVDERTTKLKQAELDLQRNYDMQTALNHLLQLSLQELPLEELLQQCLDSILGISWLTLQNRGCVYLQEDEGGCYRMVAHRNLPEHVQEQCKTMVPGDCACGRAIGEQRVLVVPDEEVDHNKLLPEGVEPHSNVCVPIRSQHATLGILNLSIQRGARLTQPESAFFGAVANTLMQMILYKRAEQRMLHHVLHEPLSNLPNRTALLDGLNVEINQARDVEGYRFALVLINLDRFNRFNESLGYDLGDKLILSSIQRILDERKVDEDVFHLGGDGFAVLIRRLREVADPLLLAERILDGLKQPHQLDGHEIQTSASAGVVLSDVRYHRGEDLLRDADIALHLAKSRGRGRFEVFSHVMHEKARQAMQTFMDLRLALQREEFVLFYQPIICLTTKRTIGVEALIRWIHPVRGMISPAEFIPLAEETGLILPMGRWVLEKACLDMRVFTESKDSPKSSKPFMVSVNLSGKQFAQPDLYEQVEAVLQETDFPPECLKLEITESVVMENAEAATRILERLKRLKIKISIDDFGTGYSSLSYLHRFSADILKVDRSFVSRMHLGGENLEIIRTIVTLAQALKMEVVAEGVETEEELKTLTMLRCDYAQGFYFAKPMPLEQLREGQFGLSRDEQSAAMDRRGGPPDRRETPGRREMDG
- the lepA gene encoding translation elongation factor 4 yields the protein MIDQKNIRNFSIIAHIDHGKSTLADRILQITGLVDARQMKEQYLDRLDLERERGITIKAQSVRIPYKAKDGREYILNLIDTPGHVDFSYEVSRSLVACEGALLVVDASQGVEAQSLANAYLALENNLEIIPVLNKIDLPSAEPERIKTEIEEVIGLDCRDALMISAKTGQGVPEVLERIITDLPPPKGDENAPLKALIFDSWYDTYLGVVILFRVMDGRIRNGQFILLHSNKARFEVAKLGVFSPEPLAVDELGPGEVGFLCAGIKNLTDARVGDTITDPDNPTPTPLPGFKKITAMVFCGMYPVEPNEYGSLKHSLEKLQLNDAAFSFEPETSHALGFGFRCGFLGLLHMEIIQERLEREFQARLLVTAPSVIYEVKTLEGEILSVDNPSKLPPVSKVEYIAEPYVHMEVHVPNEYLGAVLALCEECRGKQKDLRFLSSTRVIVTYELPFAEIVYDFFDRLKSVTRGYASLDYEFIDFRPSELVKLDILINNEGVDALSIIVHKEKAYAQGRELASRLRQVIPRQLFEVVIQAAIGQRVIAKERIAPMRKNVTAKCYGGDITRKRKLLEKQKEGKRRMKRMGNIDIPQEAFLAVLRKE